DNA from Candidatus Saccharibacteria bacterium:
CTAGCATCAGCCGCTCGCATATATGAGCAAGGCCCGGAGGCTTTGCCTCCCTTTGTAATCCCCTCATAGCTAGATCGAATTTTTGATAAATTAACCCCAGCACCAGACCCCCCCTTGAATACTGTTCCCTCCTCACGATACCAGTTAAGAATTGAGGCCATATTATCTTCTACTTCTAAAATAAAACAAGCACTTGATTGCTGAGGAGTACCTTCTACCCCAATGTTATACCAGACTGGTGAATTAAAATTGACTTGTTGAGTAACAATCAGGTACTTAAGATCGGCCGCAAAATTTTCAGCTGATAACTGGTCAGCAAATAGAGGTTTGACTTTGGCATAATCAGGTAGCTCGAATTTGTCTCCGTTGTAGTCTGTCAACCGTCCCTTATATCCCCAGGCTACAATCGTATCAACTACTCGATCAATTGACTCCAGTACGCTAGTTTCTCGCTCTGGTGTATCCAGTCTACCTCTCAAATAATGTTGAGCAAAAATACTTAAAGCATTATCACTCCAAGAGCTTGGCACCTCTATACCTCGCTGCTCAAACACCACTTCACCAGTCATAAAATTCTTGAGCACTACATCCCTTACTTCGGTCTCAATCTCAGCATACGGATCCAATGAAGGTGCAAACTTTCTATGATAAATTAAACCCTCTGAATTGGTTGCTGTAGCACTCATCTCACTCCCTCCTATATTATATTTTTTATTATTAGATCTCAGATGTGGCTATCTAAAAAAATAAATAACCCCTAAACAATCAAGTCCCCTTACCTCTGATAGACAGTTAATATCTATAGAAATTTCAAACCAAAACACTGGTAGTTGATCCTTCCAGACTAGACTGGCTAATGTTTGCGGCACTACACGATACAGTAACCCTATCCTATGATAGACTACTGTTTACGACGAATCTTACGAAGCTCCTGAGCAAAGCTTTCTATATCATCAAACCTGCGATAAACACTGGCAAACCTAATATATGCAACTTGATCTAGGTCAAGCAAACCTCGCATCACCTCTTCACCAATTTGTGAAGAAGGTACCTCTGCTTCACCTAAAGATTTTAAGCTATGTTCAATCTGGCTAATCAAAACCTCGATCTTACTCTGGGGAACTGGACGCTTTTCGAGCGCTCTGTATAACCCAGCAGCCAACTTATGCTTAGAAAAGGTTTGTCTATTGCCATCCTTTTTGATTACCACTAACTGAGCAGATTCTACTCGCTCATAAGTAGTAAATCTTTGCTGACAATCATTGCATTCTCGTCTACGCCGAATTACTGAGCCTCCTTCCAGATCTCGGGACTCTATCACTCTACTAGCTGAGGTTTGACAATGTAAACAATTCATCTTTTATGTGTTATGTGCGCTCTATATATAGCGTAGCCTTAATCTACTATAGCACTAGCCTCACTAAACATGTCAAGCGGATCTGGCCAAAAACCTCTTAGATTCTTGTGGAGAAATTGTCTCTACAGTTTCTCTTTGACAAAATCTGGCATCTCGGGGTCTGAGTCATCCGGATTACTGATCTTACTAGTAGAAATTTTGCTATTTGCAGACCTCAGATAGGCAGGCTTATCAAATTCATCATCAGCGAAACCTGGAGTTTCAACACTAAGATTTTGATTGAATTCCTGTTGACCAACCTCTTGATCTTGAACCAATGCAAGTTCTTCAAAATCCAAATCGACCTTTGGTTCCTCTGGTTTGCGTCTGAGCAACCTACCCCCTAGGCCAGTCTTACTTGATCCATTATCAGATTTAATTTGGTTATCCTGACCAAGATCAGCATCCACCATGGCACTAATATCCTCACTTTGAGCTCTGCGAATTTCAGCCAACTGATCGCTTCTGGTACTCTTAATACTTGTTACTGGGTGATTGACTGCTGATGAATTACCATACCCCGAACTAGTAGGGTTACTAAAACCGAAGCTAGCGGTGCCAACATTTGACCTTAATGGTCTTGGCAAATCAAATCCAGTTGCAACCAATGTCACCCTGATTTCTCCAGTCATATTCTCATCAAGTACAGTACCCCAGATAATATTTGCCTCTGGGTCAACTTCATCATGTATTAATTTTGCTGCTTCTTCAATCTCTTGCATTCCTAGGTCTCGACCACCAGTAAAATTAATTAATACCCCTCTAGCACCATTGAT
Protein-coding regions in this window:
- the nrdR gene encoding transcriptional repressor NrdR; protein product: MNCLHCQTSASRVIESRDLEGGSVIRRRRECNDCQQRFTTYERVESAQLVVIKKDGNRQTFSKHKLAAGLYRALEKRPVPQSKIEVLISQIEHSLKSLGEAEVPSSQIGEEVMRGLLDLDQVAYIRFASVYRRFDDIESFAQELRKIRRKQ